From a single Gimesia fumaroli genomic region:
- a CDS encoding calcium/sodium antiporter, which produces MMMAFEPLDFIRLITGLDAPSSILISLIFIFLGMLSITKGGDLFTDSSVEIARLTRISPVIIGATIVSMSTTFPELMVSVTSTVSGKGDLAVGNALGSCLCNIGLIIGSCALLKGFLSWRRKTESGIPVSRLTIVGPGFFMVFSGVLVWLFSLFSSGGAMTQAGVPAEFGIARWQAGILLCVLVAYILFSLRVAMASRHDFGEEQEQPPEVPNFKLHCIKLAFAFFCGAFLVVLGSKLLVTNAVQVARYFEVSELLIGLTILAVGTSLPEFTISVLSVVKGHGALGTGNIIGANVLNITMVVATCALIHPLPIQRQTVLLDGPVVIFLMLAMLGLSWRRKQISSLSGLVLLTIYVGYLLIATFWFGHA; this is translated from the coding sequence ATGATGATGGCCTTTGAGCCACTTGATTTTATTCGATTAATCACCGGGCTGGATGCCCCGTCTTCAATCCTGATCAGTCTGATTTTCATTTTTCTGGGTATGCTCAGCATTACCAAAGGTGGCGATTTATTTACGGACAGTTCTGTGGAAATCGCCAGGCTGACTCGAATTTCTCCGGTGATCATTGGCGCGACAATTGTCAGCATGTCGACAACGTTCCCTGAGTTGATGGTTTCTGTTACCAGCACGGTTTCCGGCAAAGGTGATCTGGCTGTGGGAAATGCACTAGGCTCCTGTTTATGTAATATCGGCTTGATTATTGGATCCTGTGCTTTGCTGAAAGGCTTTCTTTCCTGGCGACGAAAAACGGAGAGCGGGATTCCGGTTTCACGGTTAACAATCGTGGGGCCCGGTTTCTTTATGGTGTTTTCCGGCGTTCTGGTCTGGCTGTTCAGTCTGTTCTCATCTGGCGGTGCGATGACCCAGGCGGGAGTTCCTGCCGAGTTCGGTATCGCACGCTGGCAAGCCGGGATATTGCTCTGTGTTTTAGTGGCTTACATCCTGTTTTCTTTGCGCGTCGCGATGGCTTCACGTCATGATTTTGGTGAAGAGCAAGAGCAACCGCCGGAAGTCCCGAATTTCAAATTGCACTGCATCAAGTTGGCATTCGCTTTTTTCTGTGGTGCTTTTCTGGTAGTGCTGGGGAGTAAGCTGCTGGTGACCAATGCCGTGCAGGTTGCCCGTTATTTTGAAGTTTCAGAATTGCTGATTGGTCTGACGATTTTAGCCGTGGGGACTTCCCTGCCCGAGTTTACGATTTCCGTGCTTTCCGTGGTCAAAGGCCATGGTGCATTGGGAACCGGTAATATTATCGGAGCCAATGTATTGAATATTACTATGGTGGTTGCCACGTGTGCGTTGATTCATCCGTTGCCGATTCAGAGGCAAACGGTGCTATTGGATGGCCCTGTGGTGATTTTTTTGATGCTGGCCATGTTAGGGCTTTCCTGGAGACGCAAGCAAATCTCCAGTTTGAGTGGTTTGGTTTTATTGACTATTTACGTGGGGTATCTACTGATCGCGACGTTCTGGTTCGGTCATGCGTAG